One Dromiciops gliroides isolate mDroGli1 chromosome 3, mDroGli1.pri, whole genome shotgun sequence DNA segment encodes these proteins:
- the LOC122747635 gene encoding spermidine synthase-like, translating to MEPRPRAIREGWFRETCSLWPGQAISLRVDELLHHQRSRYQEILVFRSKTYGNVLVLDGVIQCTERDEFSYQEMIANLPLCSHPSPRKVLIIAGGDGGVLREVVKHPSVESVVQCASAVRVSANGCIWTSSRRWATSASPCCLWWNMPIAPSPPTPAAKLASCSAART from the coding sequence ATGGAGCCCAGGCCCCGAGCCATCCGCGAGGGCTGGTTCCGCGAGACGTGCAGCCTCTGGCCGGGTCAGGCCATTTCCCTGCGGGTGGACGAGCTGCTCCACCACCAGCGCTCCCGCTACCAGGAGATCCTGGTATTCCGCAGTAAGACCTACGGCAACGTCCTGGTGCTGGATGGAGTCATCCAGTGCACAGAGAGGGATGAATTCTCATACCAGGAGATGATTGCCAACCTACCCCTCTGCAGCCATCCCAGCCCACGAAAGGTGCTCATCATTGCTGGTGGGGACGGGGGCGTCCTTCGGGAGGTAGTGAAGCATCCATCTGTGGAGTCTGTGGTCCAGTGTGCCTCTGCTGTCAGGGTGAGTGCCAATGGTTGCATCTGGACCTCATCAAGGAGATGGGCCACTTCAGCAAGTCCCTGTTGCCTGTGGTGGAATATGCCTATTGCACCATCCCCACCTACCCCAGCAGCCAAATTGGCTTCATGCTCTGCAGCAAGAACCTGA